Proteins co-encoded in one Syngnathoides biaculeatus isolate LvHL_M chromosome 22, ASM1980259v1, whole genome shotgun sequence genomic window:
- the dhrs7cb gene encoding dehydrogenase/reductase (SDR family) member 7Cb produces MVLPSVMVLPLLIVIAAGVYYIYNEVMQYMAKSLVRNKVVVITDAVSGVGNECAHVFHKGGARLILCGASWDKLESLYDSLTNDSDPSKTFAPKLVILDFSDMESMEDVMAEVVDCYGCVDVLICNSSMKIKAPVQSISLELDRNIMDINYFGPSTLAKGILPTMIPRRSGQIILVNSIHGRLAVPFRGSYAASKHAVQAFFDSLRAEVEEYGITVSTISHTFIDATVLPSPENAVFKPNSLAGFIASHLTHGVRPSVLANEIMQTVNRKRKEVVLAHPIPRVAIYFRAFLPSFLFAVLGAGVKDSVLAEQMQ; encoded by the exons ATGGTCCTTCCTTCAGTGATGGTATTACCCCTGCTGATCGTCATAGCGGCGGGGGTATACTACATCTACAATGAGGTCATGCAGTACATGGCCAAGTCTTTAGTGCGGAACAAAGTTGTGGTGATCACAGATGCTGTGTCTGGTGTCGGAAATG AGTGTGCTCATGTCTTCCATAAGGGCGGAGCCAGGCTCATCCTCTGTGGCGCGAGCTGGGATAAATTGGAGTCTCTGTATGATTCTTTGACAAATGATTCTGACCCCAGCAAG ACATTTGCCCCCAAACTGGTGATTCTGGACTTTAGTGACATGGAGAGCATGGAGGATGTGATGGCTGAGGTAGTGGACTGTTATGGCTGTGTGGATGTGTTAATTTGTAACAGCAGCATGAAGATCAAAGCTCCGGTGCAAAGTATCTCTCTGGAACTTGACAGAAACATCATGGACATCAACTACTTTGGTCCATCCACTTTGGCCAAAG GAATTCTTCCCACCATGATTCCAAGAAGATCAGGACAAATTATCTTGGTCAACAGCATCCACGGCAGACTGGCTGTTCCCTTCAGAGGTTCTT ATGCAGCCTCCAAGCATGCGGTACAGGCCTTCTTTGACAGTCTCCGGGCTGAGGTAGAAGAGTATGGGATCACTGTGAGCACCATCAGTCACACTTTCATTGATGCCACTGTTCTGCCATCTCCTGAGAATGCTGTCTTCAAACCAAACAGCTTGGCTGGAT TTATTGCCAGCCACCTGACCCACGGGGTGCGTCCTTCAGTCCTGGCCAATGAGATTATGCAAACGGTgaacaggaagaggaaggaggTTGTGCTGGCCCACCCCATCCCCAGGGTGGCAATCTACTTCCGAGCTTTCCTACCTTCTTTTCTCTTTGCTGTACTAGGCGCTGGAGTGAAGGACTCTGTCTTGGCTGAGCAGATGCAGTAG